A genomic region of Eriocheir sinensis breed Jianghai 21 chromosome 42, ASM2467909v1, whole genome shotgun sequence contains the following coding sequences:
- the LOC127009959 gene encoding uncharacterized protein LOC127009959 — MASQNGRREGEEEGKAEADPGDAKPSQMNLFAAMLASMRQELDQRADERAHEQARHLAEVLQSSLSSLKAETQQYTDKACDSVKSELLGEVQTLKGEVQGLREEVEAERRRRELATSRGEEQEASRVLAASTRVTDLLGSSWGPWQEPLGPRSVVSEPAAAAGGWGAIGAAPLGPTGAGVGPTHPASLPPSPPPSPCRPANRPRAPLSPPSSPSASRRSGRRKPAEYDGKVAWEAYVAQFEMLAAAQGWDEAEKALQLATALRGPAVAVNVHLPPAQRASYGSMAEALRRRFGHHLQAEVYRARLKKRTRERGETLSQLAQDVEALVRRSYPAAPEEMIVVLARDFFVDALHDQQLQIYVKQAHPGDLQVALARALEFEAFLKTTSGLGAAAQPRRDLRGRKAKVEKKAASRKASPDGFLGSCWGCGKKGHMRSRCPRERRTRSLDRLSSDAFQPCCKDCGKSGHRSGACPKPKEVVQAGNPDRLEKGAESQPSVPGPRLA, encoded by the coding sequence atggcgtcccaaaatggccgccgtgagggtgaggaagagggcaaggccgaggctgacccggGTGATGCGAAGCCGAGCCAGATGaacttgttcgctgccatgctggccagtatgaggcaggaattggatcagagggcagacgagagggcacacgagcaggcacgccatcttgccgaggtcctccagagcagtctctcgtccctgaaggcggaaacccagcagtacaccgacaaggcctgcgacagcgttaagagtgaactgctgggagaggtgcagactctgaaaggcgaggtccagggcctgagggaggaggtggaggcggagaggcggcggcgagagctggcaacgtcacgcggggaggaacaagaagcgtcacgcgTGCTGGCGGCAAGCACCAGGGTGACGGACTTGCTGGGGTCctcgtggggcccctggcaagaacCCCTGGGCCCTCGCAGCGTTGTGTCAGAGCCagcagctgccgcaggaggttggggagccatcGGAGCTGCCCCCTTGGGTCCAACTGGCGCCGGAGTCGGACCCACTCACCCCGCCTCTCTGCCGCCGTCACCGCCGCCCTCTCCATGCCGGCCGGCTAACAGGCCACGTGCTCCGCTTTCCCCCCCATCCAGCCCCTCGGCTTCCCGCCGTTCGGGGAGGCGCAAGCCGGCGGAGTATGACGGGAAGGTGGCCTGGGAGGCCTATGTTGCCCAGTTTGAGATgctagctgctgcccagggctgggacgaagctgagaaggcgctgcagttgGCAACAGCGCTTCGGGGCCCAGCTGTGGCAGTCAATGTCCACCTGCCGCCGGCCCAACGTGCCTCTTACGGGAGCATGGCGGAGGCCCTGCGGCGACGTTTCGGGCACCACCTTCAGGCCGAGGTGTACCGAGCTCGCCTGAAGAAGCGGACTCGGGAGCGCGGCGAGACACTGTCGCAGCTGGCGCAGGACGTGGAAGCGCTGGTCAGAAGGTCGTATCCTGCTGCCCCGGAAGAGATGATCGTGGTGCTGGCCCGCGATTTCTTTGTTGACGCTCTGCACGACCAGCAGCTGCAGATTTACGTTAAGCAGGCGCACCCTGGGGACCTGCAGGTGGCGCTGGCGAGGGCCTTGGAATTCGAGGCCTTCCTGAAGACGACCAGCGGCCTAGGGGCGGCCGCCCAGCCCCGccgtgacctccggggccggaaggcgaaggtggagaagaaggcggcgtcgaggaaggcgagcccggacGGTTTTCTCGGCTCGTGTTGGGGCTGTGGCAAGAAGGGGCACATGCGCAGTCGTTGTCcgagggagcgaaggacgcgttcccttgaccgaCTGAGTTCTGACGCCTTTCAGccttgctgcaaggactgtggcaAGTCTGGCCACCGTTCGGGCGCCTGCCCCAAGCCAAAGGAGGTAGTGCAGGCGGGAAACCCGGACAGGCTGGAGAAGGGGGCCGAATCCCAGCCGTCAGTCCCCGGGCCCCGACTTGCGTAA